From the genome of Nitrosopumilus sp., one region includes:
- a CDS encoding AAA family ATPase, with protein MITSIELVDFLSHSNTELKFENGVTVFVGDNGAGKSSVIDAITFALFGHHTRKSNKGLIKRGANQGFAKVRFSINDKEFEAVRKIDSKGTLAATFAEVQGDDRIEIAAGERKQFGESMTCEVEKTIGLDFEKLKIASIVQQGELNSIINAKPKEFKELLNAIIGIDKLDVASESMKNVNKEFREKIRQSIGYDDTHIEILLRDLQKYEDEISEAIPKKEQLGEIQEKLKTEVDGIRGEIEIEAPKIDKINQMESRKKELSAYAKEAIHEIQREIDENERKIHDCEGCFEHLGLRIDLESKIQKTENAIKDTIRKNQEMTNQTTSLKEKLSLASKLQIRDNKCPVCNSNVEKLNPFFQEEHLQMEIAELQEQIKSKEKEGDMYNQKRKEFLEKLQSARDAEATLKAHSINNKEDLIKIQNDTESKRQKIPLITNQNITEMSEIDQHAKMIFNIITKLEAETKGFDEREFNNLKKLANEKQMKLSQADQQIGAILEKISKGENQIIVIKKAVSELKIVKEYVTNLNEIQTKVFSRDGPVATSLRSWALNAISAKASEYLTLLNTKIQRISLSEKARDISIACFSKNETLELESLSGGEKVSVALALRLGMASLLGASNLNLMILDEPTTHLDVERKKSLVGVLSQLSDISNSESRMQFLIITHDAEIFEDSTVEQIYKFESSEQGSKVTAL; from the coding sequence ATGATCACTTCGATTGAACTGGTGGATTTCTTATCACATTCAAACACGGAATTGAAATTTGAAAATGGGGTTACAGTTTTTGTAGGCGATAACGGCGCAGGCAAATCAAGCGTCATTGACGCAATCACATTCGCATTGTTTGGTCATCATACAAGAAAATCAAACAAGGGACTGATCAAGCGAGGTGCAAATCAAGGATTTGCAAAAGTCAGGTTTTCTATAAACGACAAAGAATTTGAGGCAGTAAGAAAAATAGACAGTAAAGGAACACTTGCGGCGACATTTGCAGAAGTACAGGGAGATGATCGCATAGAGATTGCTGCAGGAGAAAGAAAACAGTTTGGAGAATCTATGACATGCGAAGTAGAGAAAACCATAGGGTTGGATTTTGAAAAGCTAAAAATTGCATCAATTGTTCAGCAAGGAGAACTAAATTCCATAATCAATGCAAAACCAAAAGAATTCAAAGAATTACTTAACGCAATAATAGGAATTGACAAGTTGGATGTTGCATCCGAATCGATGAAGAACGTCAATAAGGAATTTCGTGAAAAAATAAGACAGAGCATAGGGTATGACGATACACATATTGAAATATTATTACGCGATTTACAAAAATACGAAGATGAGATTAGCGAGGCCATACCCAAAAAAGAACAGTTGGGAGAGATACAAGAAAAACTAAAGACAGAGGTAGATGGAATAAGAGGGGAAATTGAAATTGAAGCGCCAAAAATAGACAAGATCAACCAGATGGAATCAAGGAAAAAAGAGCTGTCAGCATACGCAAAAGAAGCAATCCATGAAATTCAGCGTGAAATCGATGAAAACGAGCGTAAAATACATGATTGTGAAGGCTGTTTTGAGCATCTAGGACTAAGAATAGACTTGGAATCAAAGATCCAAAAAACCGAGAACGCCATAAAAGATACAATTAGAAAAAATCAAGAAATGACAAATCAAACAACATCATTAAAAGAAAAACTATCACTTGCATCCAAACTACAGATTAGGGATAACAAATGTCCAGTATGCAATTCAAATGTAGAAAAGTTGAATCCATTTTTTCAAGAAGAACACCTTCAGATGGAAATAGCAGAATTGCAAGAACAGATCAAATCAAAAGAAAAAGAAGGCGACATGTATAATCAAAAAAGAAAAGAGTTTTTAGAAAAATTACAAAGTGCAAGAGACGCAGAGGCCACACTTAAAGCTCATTCCATCAACAACAAAGAGGATCTGATAAAAATTCAAAACGATACAGAATCCAAGAGACAAAAAATTCCATTAATCACAAATCAAAACATAACTGAAATGTCCGAAATAGACCAACATGCAAAAATGATTTTTAACATAATTACAAAACTAGAAGCAGAGACCAAAGGATTCGATGAGCGGGAATTCAACAATCTTAAAAAACTGGCAAATGAAAAACAAATGAAACTATCCCAAGCGGATCAGCAAATTGGGGCAATACTAGAAAAAATTTCCAAGGGAGAGAATCAAATCATCGTAATTAAAAAAGCTGTTTCAGAATTAAAAATTGTTAAAGAATATGTTACAAATCTTAATGAAATTCAGACCAAGGTCTTTAGCAGAGACGGACCTGTCGCCACCAGCCTCAGATCTTGGGCGTTGAATGCAATTTCGGCCAAAGCATCAGAATATCTCACACTATTAAATACAAAAATTCAAAGGATCTCACTGTCAGAAAAGGCAAGGGATATTTCAATCGCATGTTTCTCAAAAAATGAGACGTTGGAATTGGAATCACTCAGCGGAGGTGAAAAAGTCAGCGTCGCCCTAGCACTAAGATTGGGCATGGCAAGCCTTCTCGGAGCATCAAATCTTAACCTGATGATACTAGATGAGCCCACAACCCATCTTGACGTTGAAAGAAAAAAATCCCTCGTAGGTGTGCTTTCACAGCTGTCAGACATTTCAAATTCTGAATCACGTATGCAATTTTTAATCATCACGCATGATGCAGAAATCTTTGAGGATTCAACAGTTGAGCAGATTTACAAGTTTGAATCATCTGAACAGGGAAGCAAGGTAACTGCCCTTTGA
- a CDS encoding nuclease yields MLNTVYKDAILNRDRMLGILRGPKFEQILQKARENWVEFMPTKEETITAGIDSSFNNTKFQGIELWATTAVSVKSDGEVLVDLHQSGLGTADDISSIASKMEIEACEKTVDSVDMVLMDGSLHSQLMTRQAKLGSLIVKTMKKKDNVIFVAKTSNTKKQFEKFGSLAGDIFYFNHVTNSPGFSKIFVEKKYGTDKIISSTFVRLSDSTPIIKLEFLGDQHDENKIKSTMNKLYKTSVGGYPYSLKLAHNNCKISDKELSKMVSLLGLSNEIGSREVLS; encoded by the coding sequence GTGCTCAATACAGTATACAAAGATGCGATTCTCAACAGGGACAGGATGCTTGGAATTCTAAGAGGTCCTAAATTTGAGCAGATTTTACAAAAAGCACGGGAGAATTGGGTGGAATTTATGCCTACAAAAGAAGAAACAATCACAGCAGGAATTGATAGTAGTTTCAACAACACCAAGTTTCAAGGAATTGAATTGTGGGCAACCACGGCAGTTTCAGTAAAATCTGATGGCGAAGTGTTGGTAGATCTACATCAATCAGGGCTTGGTACTGCAGATGACATTTCAAGTATTGCAAGCAAGATGGAGATAGAGGCCTGTGAAAAAACAGTTGATAGTGTAGACATGGTATTGATGGATGGCTCCCTGCACTCCCAATTAATGACAAGACAAGCCAAACTGGGATCATTGATTGTAAAAACAATGAAGAAAAAAGACAACGTAATTTTTGTTGCAAAGACGTCAAATACAAAGAAGCAATTTGAAAAGTTTGGCTCTCTTGCAGGAGACATTTTCTATTTCAATCACGTAACAAATAGTCCAGGATTTAGCAAAATATTTGTAGAAAAAAAGTACGGGACGGACAAAATAATCTCATCCACGTTCGTAAGATTAAGTGATTCAACCCCAATAATTAAACTTGAATTTCTTGGAGATCAACACGATGAAAATAAAATTAAATCAACTATGAATAAGCTATACAAAACTAGCGTAGGAGGATATCCATACTCCCTCAAGCTTGCTCACAATAACTGTAAAATATCTGACAAAGAACTTTCAAAAATGGTCAGCTTGTTGGGGCTAAGCAATGAAATAGGTTCACGCGAGGTGTTAAGTTGA
- a CDS encoding metallophosphoesterase has product MQFSHISDTHLGLVQYGSKEREQDVYDVFNQAIDTSIKDHVDFVIFAGDIFHIPNPNGTAIVQMGNGLKRLKQNDIDSFFILGEHDISRIRTTPIPYVYHNLGFSKYIGQGNAIDYKGVIIAGFDKIRKTEISQYEEKFSAIDKKIQQHHGHKILVLHQGITEFNRFAGELQSTDLPKNFTYYAMGHLHDKDVKQFNHLNGPVVYPGSIELTTSEGIKEVKKGFFEVDISGKEAVPNWIELDARPQMSFKTDYSEMSKMIDRISEKITVSMKKPIIEIKIQGDEIETDRIQAQTARLNSLVLRCFWRISTKQVSDSSVFLDRPNIIDDEMYRLSIDALGSEESAKFAIKELLPILTAGETKEATQIIFENFEKIKKERNT; this is encoded by the coding sequence ATGCAATTTTCACATATTTCAGATACTCATTTGGGATTAGTTCAATATGGTTCAAAGGAACGTGAGCAAGATGTGTATGATGTGTTTAATCAAGCGATTGACACGTCAATAAAAGATCATGTTGATTTTGTAATTTTTGCAGGAGATATTTTTCACATACCCAATCCCAACGGAACAGCAATTGTCCAAATGGGTAACGGCCTAAAGAGATTAAAACAAAACGACATAGATTCATTTTTTATTTTAGGAGAGCATGACATCAGCAGAATTAGAACTACACCAATTCCCTATGTGTATCATAATTTGGGATTTTCAAAGTATATCGGACAAGGTAATGCAATAGACTACAAAGGTGTAATCATAGCAGGTTTTGATAAAATAAGAAAAACAGAAATTTCTCAATACGAAGAAAAATTCTCTGCAATAGACAAGAAAATTCAACAACATCACGGTCATAAAATTCTGGTCTTGCATCAAGGAATTACAGAATTCAACAGATTTGCAGGAGAATTGCAGTCAACAGATTTGCCAAAGAACTTTACATATTATGCAATGGGGCATCTTCATGACAAGGATGTCAAACAGTTTAATCATCTCAACGGGCCTGTCGTATATCCAGGGTCTATTGAATTGACAACAAGTGAGGGAATCAAAGAAGTGAAGAAGGGATTTTTCGAGGTGGACATTTCAGGAAAAGAGGCAGTGCCAAACTGGATCGAACTAGATGCAAGGCCTCAGATGTCATTTAAAACAGATTATTCAGAGATGTCAAAAATGATAGATAGGATTTCTGAAAAAATTACTGTCAGTATGAAAAAACCAATCATCGAGATAAAAATTCAAGGAGATGAGATAGAGACAGACCGCATTCAGGCACAAACAGCGAGGCTAAATTCATTAGTCCTCAGATGTTTTTGGAGAATCAGCACAAAGCAGGTTTCAGATTCATCAGTATTTTTGGATAGGCCAAATATCATAGATGATGAGATGTACAGGTTATCAATAGATGCCCTCGGCTCAGAAGAATCAGCCAAATTTGCAATCAAAGAATTACTTCCAATTTTGACAGCAGGAGAGACAAAGGAAGCAACACAGATAATTTTTGAAAATTTTGAAAAAATAAAAAAGGAAAGAAACACATGA
- a CDS encoding HD domain-containing protein — MELVRNAELFAKEKLSGIVRNDGKISCYKHLDDVVNRLKSLGVVDEEILCSGWLHDTIEQTDVIFDDLYERFGSRVAVLVSDLTPDVTLSKKKREQEYVRQLKYSSSDSKVIKLCDISANLSDLKNYDMSKSKKLRLVRQQRRYLFAVKSDLLGNVHYPKIQTLLESIDQILNRFVQRPSKIKSKY; from the coding sequence TTGGAATTGGTAAGAAATGCTGAACTGTTTGCAAAAGAAAAACTTTCTGGAATTGTCAGAAATGATGGAAAAATTTCATGCTACAAACATTTGGATGATGTTGTAAACAGACTCAAGAGCTTGGGTGTCGTAGATGAGGAAATTCTTTGTTCAGGTTGGCTTCATGATACGATAGAACAGACAGATGTCATTTTTGATGACTTGTACGAGCGATTTGGAAGTAGAGTTGCAGTATTGGTGTCGGATCTTACTCCGGATGTGACGTTATCAAAAAAGAAAAGAGAGCAGGAATATGTTAGACAGCTCAAGTATTCTTCATCTGATTCAAAGGTGATTAAACTGTGCGACATCTCTGCAAATCTGAGTGATCTAAAAAACTATGACATGTCAAAATCAAAAAAATTACGTTTAGTGAGGCAACAAAGGCGTTATTTGTTTGCCGTTAAATCTGATTTATTGGGAAATGTCCATTATCCTAAAATTCAAACCCTGTTGGAAAGTATAGACCAAATTTTAAATAGATTTGTTCAAAGACCATCTAAAATCAAATCAAAATATTGA
- a CDS encoding DUF87 domain-containing protein, which translates to MSLGFVIGESKPTFVTAMTSRALSVGEYIKIDSNEGEILGLVERSSISSAAFTDVKNFDEASESTEIAEINKRDKTFTAHIGILGFLENLRRGQSMIPAIPPIPGTKITQPTKQDLEEIFSPKKDGWVSIGNLLRNKSVDAKVNLDKIVSRHLGILAMTGMGKSNLVSLVTKQISKLKGTVIIFDYHNDYTGLNIPRINVIDAKINPRLLDADQLSEVLEIRDGANVQQRVLRMAFTKHVKESKEFWSKLENEVDFIVNSEDKKIKEIRTSAYRVQDIIEEAQRRFEDILDPDMGDPISFIKEGRTNILNISELSEKQANVAVAFYLQQLLKDRKDASIAKHGKTKKQRNFRFNSPLFVIIEEAHVFIPKDHDTSAKYWAAKIAREGRKFGLGLGVVSQRPRSVDLNVLSQMGSFAIMKIIQEDDQRQIASATESTSRELIAQLASLNVGDAVLVGQWTNLPSLVHVDEVKEKVMGADQSAVNAWAKADKMKDIAVESTQGLVQKDLLLD; encoded by the coding sequence TTGAGTCTAGGTTTTGTGATAGGCGAATCAAAGCCCACATTTGTAACTGCGATGACTTCAAGAGCCCTTTCCGTAGGAGAATACATCAAGATAGATTCCAATGAAGGGGAGATTTTAGGATTAGTGGAGAGATCATCAATATCAAGTGCGGCATTTACAGATGTGAAGAACTTTGACGAGGCGTCAGAAAGTACAGAGATTGCAGAGATTAACAAAAGAGACAAAACATTCACGGCCCACATCGGGATTTTAGGGTTTTTAGAGAATTTAAGAAGAGGACAGTCCATGATACCGGCAATTCCGCCAATTCCAGGCACCAAAATTACCCAACCTACAAAACAAGATCTAGAGGAAATCTTCAGTCCTAAAAAAGATGGTTGGGTAAGCATCGGAAACCTATTACGAAACAAGTCAGTTGATGCCAAAGTGAATTTGGACAAGATCGTTTCAAGACATTTAGGAATTTTGGCGATGACGGGAATGGGGAAAAGCAACCTAGTGTCACTAGTAACAAAACAAATTTCAAAACTGAAAGGAACCGTAATAATTTTTGACTATCATAACGATTACACAGGTCTGAACATTCCACGAATTAACGTAATTGATGCAAAAATTAATCCCAGACTGTTAGATGCGGATCAACTCTCAGAAGTACTGGAGATCAGAGACGGTGCAAATGTGCAACAGAGAGTTTTGAGAATGGCATTTACAAAGCACGTCAAAGAATCAAAAGAGTTTTGGAGCAAGCTAGAAAACGAAGTAGACTTTATTGTAAATTCAGAGGACAAGAAAATAAAAGAGATCAGAACATCAGCATACAGGGTTCAAGACATCATAGAAGAAGCCCAGAGAAGATTCGAAGATATTTTGGATCCGGACATGGGAGATCCAATCAGCTTTATCAAGGAAGGTAGGACAAATATTCTCAACATTTCAGAGCTATCAGAAAAGCAAGCAAATGTTGCAGTTGCATTTTACTTACAACAGCTACTCAAAGATAGAAAAGATGCAAGCATCGCAAAACATGGAAAAACAAAGAAGCAAAGAAATTTTAGATTCAATTCTCCGCTGTTTGTAATCATCGAAGAAGCACACGTGTTCATTCCAAAAGATCATGATACCAGTGCAAAATACTGGGCAGCAAAAATAGCCAGAGAGGGAAGGAAGTTCGGATTGGGTCTAGGCGTTGTATCACAAAGACCTAGAAGTGTGGATCTAAACGTATTGAGTCAAATGGGTTCATTTGCGATTATGAAAATTATTCAAGAAGACGACCAAAGACAGATAGCCTCGGCAACAGAGTCGACCAGTCGCGAACTAATTGCTCAACTCGCATCTCTAAACGTTGGAGACGCGGTACTTGTTGGACAATGGACAAATCTCCCATCACTGGTACATGTAGACGAAGTAAAGGAGAAGGTGATGGGTGCAGATCAGAGTGCAGTCAATGCATGGGCAAAAGCTGATAAAATGAAAGACATAGCAGTGGAATCCACACAAGGATTAGTACAAAAAGACTTACTATTGGATTAA
- a CDS encoding amicyanin: protein MDEMNFSYGVIAAVGILVAISIGFISMDPQGVIEPRAVSTEEGPVACTMQWEPMCGADGVTYGNSCMLDASDAKLDHEGECMAEIITVNSHIMPKTAIVGSVLLVEVEFRDDGKKIIDHVNYDIFATQDNDTILSDLESHRHPGMHSIHETEILSESPVEIKVILQGLGHGDEITEPRGIETMMTITPEVVVEVSVAASSTLMTLPENHTVDTAEGSGAPGCDETNECYLPYSLDVRIGDTVTWNNIDTAAHTVTSGNSSGGADGLFDSGLFMAGSTFDVTFDEIGTFDYFCMVHPWMTGMVVVNEAVEEMEAVEEMEVVELIELELQVISEPSSESETLPMTVSVSVPVGTGVPGCEDTDECYIPYEIIIKSGSTVSWMNDDSAAHTVTSGTATAGQTGVFDSGIFMAGSTFDVTFDEIGTFDYFCMVHPWMTGQVIVN from the coding sequence GTGGATGAGATGAATTTTTCATATGGTGTAATAGCTGCGGTTGGTATTCTTGTCGCGATATCTATAGGATTCATTTCTATGGATCCACAAGGTGTAATTGAACCACGAGCAGTTTCTACTGAAGAGGGTCCTGTTGCTTGTACCATGCAATGGGAGCCTATGTGCGGTGCTGATGGTGTGACGTATGGAAATTCTTGCATGCTTGATGCATCTGATGCCAAATTAGATCATGAGGGCGAATGTATGGCTGAAATAATTACTGTTAATTCGCACATTATGCCAAAAACTGCAATAGTTGGTAGTGTTTTACTTGTTGAAGTTGAATTTAGAGATGACGGTAAAAAAATAATTGATCATGTGAACTATGACATATTTGCAACTCAGGATAATGACACAATTCTGTCTGATCTTGAATCCCACAGACATCCTGGAATGCATTCAATTCACGAGACGGAGATTTTAAGCGAATCTCCAGTTGAAATTAAAGTTATTTTGCAGGGTTTGGGCCATGGTGATGAAATTACAGAGCCCAGAGGAATTGAAACTATGATGACGATAACTCCTGAGGTCGTGGTGGAAGTGTCTGTCGCTGCGTCTTCAACCTTGATGACACTGCCTGAAAATCATACGGTTGATACTGCTGAAGGGTCTGGAGCTCCAGGCTGTGATGAGACCAATGAATGCTATCTTCCGTATTCTTTAGACGTTAGAATTGGCGATACTGTAACTTGGAATAATATTGACACTGCAGCCCATACCGTAACAAGCGGAAATAGTTCTGGTGGTGCTGACGGTTTGTTTGATTCTGGTTTGTTTATGGCTGGTTCTACCTTTGATGTCACGTTTGACGAGATAGGAACGTTTGACTACTTTTGCATGGTTCATCCATGGATGACTGGCATGGTAGTTGTAAATGAAGCCGTTGAGGAAATGGAAGCCGTTGAGGAAATGGAAGTCGTTGAACTCATTGAGCTTGAATTACAAGTAATATCTGAACCATCATCCGAATCTGAAACATTGCCCATGACCGTGTCTGTCTCAGTTCCTGTAGGGACTGGTGTTCCGGGATGTGAAGATACAGATGAATGCTATATCCCTTATGAAATAATTATAAAATCTGGCTCAACAGTATCTTGGATGAATGATGACTCTGCAGCTCACACCGTAACCAGTGGGACTGCAACTGCAGGACAGACTGGAGTATTCGATTCTGGAATCTTTATGGCTGGTTCTACCTTTGATGTCACGTTTGACGAGATAGGAACGTTTGACTACTTTTGCATGGTTCATCCATGGATGACTGGCCAGGTAATTGTGAATTAG